ATGTACATAATACAAATGCCCGAGGACACGAAACTAAAGTAGCATCAGGTGCTTTCCGATCGCACCTCTACGAGGACAGTGGCACCGCTACAGGACTATTGTTCGATTACAACCACACACGAGAATTTTCTCATTCAATTGGTCTTCATATCACTTTGAAAATCCTTTCTCGAATCCGCCCGTCTTTCCCGCAACCGTTGGAATCAACGAACATAATTGACGGAGAATAAGTAGATGACGAAAAAGAGTTGGAATTAAAATAGCACTTTACTGCGTAATTTTATTTATCACCGATGGAAACTTTCGGCCAACGGTCAGCAGGTCTTCCGCACCCAGAAACAAGGCATTTTGATCCGATCGCTCATTCATTTTGTATACCGTCGTCTATACATAGTTCGGTGTATGTTTAACCCCCCAATTCTGTCACATGATTTACCCACCACGCCCGGATCCTGCAACGTCCCAAACAACAAGCAAGCAACAGCTCGAAGGCTCGATGCTAGTGGAAAACTTGTCGAATATGAAATCAGATAGCGGGCCACAAGCGGCCCGCCGAGTACGAATGCACAACTTCGGTGTAACCAAACACAGCGCCATCATATTACTTCTGTGTTGATCTCCGGGAGAGTTCCATGCTTATTCTATACAGCTATCAGTTCACATCAATGGAATAAAGTTTAGATACCGCTTTTTCGGGCAGCCGCCATCCTCTGTCATTCTCAGAAGAGCATCTGACGGCTCGACAATATACCGTTGTTCTCTTCGTTCACCTGTAGCACTTGAATAGGATCGACTTCATACAAATATGTTGAGCGCTatatcctcttctctcgaTTCTCACGCCGCCTTTTCGCCAAGTCTTAGTAGACTGTCAAGATGACTCTCAATACCGTAACGCCTGTGATcgtggaggaagaaaagatggacgTCGAGCatgtggaagaagcaaaGGTGGATAATGAATTCGACCCAAATCTAGTCATCAAATCGCCTTTCGAGGACTTGTCTTTCTTTGTCACACTCAAAACCTTTAAAAAGGCGACCTTTCTGGCTCTTTTGGCTGCTTTCTCCGCAGCTGCCGAGTGAGTCATTCAAGCTCGTCCATCTGAAAGATAGGACAGTTAATGATGAGTAAATGAATATAGTGGGTATCAGATTGCAATGACCGGTTCAATTATCGCAAATAAAGGATTCATCCAGACATATGGTACTGCCTACAACAGCGCCGGAGAGTTGATTTTGGATGCAAACGTTCTTGCGGCATGGGGAGGTGTTCAGAGTGCAGGCCAGGGGTTGGGTATGCTTAGCATGCATTTGTGAGTCCCCGCACCTCTGTACTCATATTGAAGTATCTCTAACCTCTTTGTCTTTCTAGCATCGCTGATAAGTTTGGTCGAAAATGGGCATTCTATGGGCTATGGCTCGCTCTCGTGCTCGTGTGTACCCTACGTACTTGGCTGTTATATTAGCTGATGTCCATATCAGGGTGTCACGTGTGAGACCGTTGGGAGACATTGGCAAATCTGGCTCGTTGCCAAGCTCGCTTCTGGTTACGGTGTCGGCAGTGTACAATTCCTCACCGGCACATACATCACTGAGATTGTTCCTTCGAGAACAAGAGGTTTTATTCTTATCTTTTATAGTATCTGGTGAATCCTAGTCAACGTAGAGGGCCAATAGGAGCTTGCTAACCATCTGAGTAGGTATGCCATTGGTCAGCTTTTCGCCTCTGCAGCACTAAAGGTTCTTGCCGATCAACAGCCGTACAATTACCTCGATTTGATCTATACTGAGTGGGCTATGATAGTGAGTCGTATCTTGAGTTGGATCCTTAGGAACCTGGCTAATTATCATCCAAGGGAATCATGATCATGGCATATCTTTATCTTCCCGAATCTCCCTGTGAGTCTCCTCTGGACCATCGGCATACCCCCTGGCTGATCGAGGACCGTAGGGTGGTATGCGAATCACAACAAAGACGATCGCGGCAGAGCCGTCGTTGAGCGCTTGAATGGAGGGATTGAGGGCTACGACGTCGATTTTCACTACAGTCTCATCAAAAAAACGGTTGATAATGAGAAGGCTCAAAAGACGGCTACATTAGGTGCTGATCGAGGGTTTTGGAAGGGTCTGTGGGATTGTCGTGAGGTCTTTACTGGTGCAAATGGGGTAAGTAACTCCTCAAATTTTATTATGGAGGTGCATCGTTAACGCACTTCATAGTTCCGTACATTGGTGGCCTTCTATCCAGCGGCTATTCAACAGATGTCTGGTCTTGCGGTCGTGGGTAGTGTTGAACGTAACTCGAGCGATTTCTCACGTTTTGCTCTTAGCTTTCCAATTACTCGAGTTACTTTGCGCAAGTAGCAGGTTTCTCAGACCCTTTCGTCTTTTCACTCCTCCTCGCGTAAGCccattctccatcatcgTTTATTGACTCTTTGCTCATGAACATAAAGTATTGTCGCTATCCTCATCACAATTCTTATCTGTCTCACTACAGATTTCATTGGCCGACGAGCGATCTTCTTGGGAGCAGTGGTGGTAACCTGGTGTATGCTGATCATTGTCGGAGGGATGGGTTTGATAAAAAATCCTAGCCACAGTATAAACCAACTCGTCGTAAGTTGAATGCTTTCATAACTCGATCTCCTTGGGACTCAATTTACTATAcagcttttcttctcacTTGTTTGGCGGATGTCTTCTACTTGTCTTGGCACTCTCGGTTGGTCCTATGTCGCAGAAACTGGCTCAGGCCGTCTTCGAGCAATTACGGCAGGTGTCTCGGCAGCTGGAGGGGTTGCAATTGGAACGTTGTTCAGTACTACAGTCCCGTACATGGTATGTCTTATCCAGCTCTTTACGCACACCCTCGCTAGTTGTGTTTTGACTATTTATTTTTAATAGCTCAACGCCAACTACGCCAACTGGGGTCTAAAGacctgcttcttcttcgccggCGTATCTGCACCAATGTGTATTGCCGCTTTTTTCATCATGCCAGATACAAGTAAACGTACGCCCGCGGAGCTGGATGAAATgtttgagaggaagatcaaACCATGGAGGTAAGCATATTTGCATTTACCGGACCCTATTTTCACATTCGCTGTTAGCGCAGGCAATGCTGATATGTGTCGTATAGGTTCCGAAGCTACGTTTCTGATGCGCAGAAGGCCTTGCAGGCGCAGAAGGAGCGAACAGGCGAGACGGACGCTGTTGCTCTGCAGAACGCTAGCAACAGGAGGTAATATTGTGAGGCTACGATGCTGACGGCGTCtacttccctttcttttcttggtAAAACAATAATATAGCTCATAGGTTTGTTATGTCTCATTTGATAAGGTGCGTAGGGTTTGATACGTCTTTTTGTTTAATAAGGCGCTCTTGTAAAAAGGAACCGAGTGATGTGATATCCATGTTCAATTAACGCACATTCGATAACTAATCTATGAAGATGGCTTGTGTAAGATACAACTAATATAACACCGAAAGAGGCCTATCGTATAGACAACCCTCAAAGGAAGACCATGAGACCTGAACACGTCCCTATATGTATCCCGGTCTCTTCAAAACTCCCTACAATCTGTACCCTCTACACTCCTTCTTGACCGTCCGAAACTGTCTAACTGTCTACCAATCTCCAATGATCTACATCAATGCTGATTTGACCTCGGCATCTGCTTCAACGTCCTTCTCGCCGTCCTTGAGAGGGGATTGGTAGATACCGTACGCCGCACCATAGTCTTCTTCGGGACTGAGAAGGTCGTGCATAGGCGCATCGACCTGAGATTCTGTCGCAGGGAAAACGTAGTTCAAAACAAGGTAGACTGTGAGGGCAACTAGATAAAGTCAAGCGGGAGTCAGTTACAATCCTCCGAGCAATGAAgagtaaaaaaaaagcgcAAAAAATATACTAACTTGTGTTACCGACAATGTTGGAGACCATGTAAACATATTTGATGTTTCCGATCTCGATGCTTGAGTTGATTGCGTTAACCATACCAGGCAAGTTGGGTGCCACAGCAACAGCCAATGCGATGTACGCCCTCCAGTTCCATCCCTTTGAGAATCGATAGATACCATGCGGCTTGTAAAGTTCATAGATGTCAACCTTTTGCTTcttgacgaggaagaaatcGGTGACCATAATGACGGCAATGGGAGCAAGCACGATGGAGTAAGAAGACATGAAAGTAAGAAAGTTGGAAGCGGTAGCAAGGACCTTCCAAGGGACGAAACCCCAAACACCGATCGTGACAGCGATGAATTGGCCACGCTGGATGTTTATGTACTTTGGGGCGAGGGAGGTCATGTCGTTGGCGGCGGAAATGGAGTTGGCGGTGATGTTGGTGGTGACGTTACAGAGAGCCCAGACGAAGGAGGCGAGGAACATGGCACATCGACCACCGGCAGAGGTGTTCCAAAGAGCCTAATGAGAAGACAGATTTGTCAGGGACTAGTCGTTTAAGAAGGGGAGCTGAGGGTACTTACAACAATATCGTACGGCTGATAGTAAGAGTTCTCAGAGCCATAAACGTAGCTTGCGCATGAGGCAGTGATGGAAGCGAAGAAACTCAAGCCAGCGTAGAGGATAGGGAAGACAAGAAGTTGGATGTAGGAGGCGGAGGGCTTCTTGCAGTATCTAGAGAAGTCACCGATATTGACACCTAAGTGAGAGAAAAGCGTGAGTTAATTTTTCCCAAGAGAGAGTAGATGAGGGGTTAACAGAAATGGACATACTAAGAGTAGCCCAAGTGGATTGGGCAGCGGTGACAGCATACATGAACGCCTTGAACCTTGGGATACCGCTTGCAGCCCGGTTGGCAGGAGAACCCAAAGCTTCTCCCGCGTGAGAACCAGCCTTGACAAGAGCCTAccatcatcgtcaacaTTTGAGCCGAAACCTAAGAAGACGGGAAGGAGACGTACCCAAATCATAGTGCCAACAGCAACAATAACGACCAGAAATGCCTTGGCGTTGAAGACCCACTTGAGTTTCGAAgggtggatgaagatgaaggggaaCTGAAGCAACCTATCGGTTCAGAAATCATAAGTTACCATTTACATGGTCAAAATAGCTAGCCAGCAGGACTCAccagaacaagaagaaagacaaaAAGTCGACAGAAGTAGCACCTTGGCTGACGGGGATGGTGTTCTTGAGGTTCGCATACTGAGGCCATATCGCTTCGATCATGAGGCTAATAAACACTCCACCGCTGTTCGTTAAAACGTCAGCATAAACATCTTGGCTAGAGAGAAGCGGTAAGGGAAATTGACATACGACCAAGAATTGATACTGAGCCAGAAACAAGCACAAGCCATCCGGGAAAAGACGACGAACTTGGAACCCCAGTAGCCGTAGACCGATCGAGAAGTAATAGCGAAAGGCGTGTGAATCTACAAATGGGCTTGTCAGTAATGGAACGGTGGGTAACATAGCGCTGGAGGATTTACCTTGGCACCAATGATACCATTGGCTAAATTGGCATGCTTGGTAAGCGCTCGACGTTGCTGGAACCATACAAGAATGAAGTTTTTTGGAACTCACCAGTGATGACGATCGCAACCAAAAACCCACCAACGTACATCGCAAGGCAACTTTCCCACCACGTCAATCCCATCTCAACAAACGAGCTTGATGTAGCCCATCCACCAGGTGTGATTAAATCGGAAATCCAATAGGCGAAGAAGGTCCACGATGTCCATCGACGATGCTCCAAGGGCGCGGGATCCATATCTGGAGGTCATTGTCATTACATCCTGTCTAATGGAACATCGACGggacaagggcaagaaaggAATGGATGCTAACCCTTGTTACTCCATACTTCCTCGGGAGCAATACAAGATTCCTCCTTGGGCAAAACCCATGCTGAAGGGCTGGTGAGACGCTTTCTAATGGTTTGCGTGACAGTCATCTTGAGGCAAGCGGTGGTGTGGCAGGTTGTGTAATGTGTCGGGAAGCTGGCAGTCACCGAATGCTCGACTACCAGACgagaatgggaaagaaaaTGACTCTGTCAAAATGCATTcgaagagaaaagggaatACAACTTCCTGCGATAAGAATTTCAGTGAGTTTAATGGGACTGCGAGTGGAGACACGACCGATACGGGTttggtggagatgagaaaTTTTGAGGCGGACAAGAGGACGGCCCTGGCACGAGAGATTTACGACAAATTATTGCGGCTAAAATCCCTGAAATATATTTTGGACCTTGAGATAAGCGGACTGCACCACGCGCTTCCTGCTTCTTATCTCCACAATTTCCACCAAAGATAAAGGAACACGCACAGGGAATGACGGGTCCAGGTCCAATTCCCACTAAAACCAGAGTGGACACAGCGGACACCACGCGTTCCTCGACATCGGGgctggatttggaagaatAAACGAGAAGCGACGATCCGTACATACGCATGTAGTTGTATGTAGATATGTACGAAAAGCGGGAATTCAAGAGCTTCTTGTATAAAAAATGATGCACTGCGACGATCACAGCAGGTCACAAATCAAGGGCGAAGCCGTCGGCCTTTTACGTATCGTCTTTACATCCATCGCTCCCTTAGACGCTCAAATCAACCAACATTTGACGTCTTTCTCCGCCAATGCATCATCCCAGTCCTTTCCGGACTGCTGAAAGATCTCTCGGAAACTCTCGACATATTCTCCTTCGAGCGGGACGGGCCATGCGTGCGCACAGAGATACGGCATGTCTTTTGAAATTGTTTGTTCCTACGTCAGCACAAAATTCTTTACCTGCCTCGTTCGTACCTGGGAAGGATATGATGAAATCACGTTCCACCCTCTTTCATTCCTCTGTTCCTTCGAAGAAAAGCACGATGACCGACTCACCTCCAGTACGCGGCGTCTGATCTGGCATAACCCAttccaccttcttccaccctgCTATCCTGTCAGTTTCTACTCTGAACAACGTCACGGCAGGTATATctttgaagaaaagactGAGAGTCGTGGGGATTTGGGCGGCAGCCGAAAAATGAATGAAACGGTCATTAAGGTCTAGTTCGGTGAGGAACTGATGAGAGGATGGGATAGGGACCGGAAAGGTAAAGCTGAGACAGAAGACGTTGTAAGTTCAATTATCAAATCCAAATACTTGACGGTTTAAACGTAGCGAGCCCTGCAATTGCGCAAGTCTGCAATGACCACGAACGAACGTACCGAGGATCCACCGAAGAATGTGGGACGATTTTGTAGATGTATTTGGGTGAAGATGCGACCATTCTTTTCAAACTGGGCAACATGAGTTATGTAATGTGTGATTTGATATCCAAGAAGGTTTTGCGTTCTGTATATCGTACCGTCCAATGGGTCGATAAAGCAAGTCTTCTCGCTGTCATGTACTCCGCCGGGATGTTTATGATAGAGGACAAGCTTACGAATAGGCACACGAAAATTAGCTCACGAGGtgcctccaccatcacAGATGCCTATTAAAGATAGACCAGCGGGCGGTCGGAACGAACATCCACCGATCCACTG
The Cryptococcus neoformans var. neoformans B-3501A chromosome 13, whole genome shotgun sequence DNA segment above includes these coding regions:
- a CDS encoding hypothetical protein (HMMPfam hit to Sugar_tr, Sugar (and other) transporter, score: 117.8, E(): 2.5e-32) → MTLNTVTPVIVEEEKMDVEHVEEAKVDNEFDPNLVIKSPFEDLSFFVTLKTFKKATFLALLAAFSAAADGYQIAMTGSIIANKGFIQTYGTAYNSAGELILDANVLAAWGGVQSAGQGLGMLSMHFIADKFGRKWAFYGLWLALVLGVTCETVGRHWQIWLVAKLASGYGVGSVQFLTGTYITEIVPSRTRGFILIFYSIWYAIGQLFASAALKVLADQQPYNYLDLIYTEWAMIGIMIMAYLYLPESPWWYANHNKDDRGRAVVERLNGGIEGYDVDFHYSLIKKTVDNEKAQKTATLGADRGFWKGLWDCREVFTGANGFRTLVAFYPAAIQQMSGLAVLSNYSSYFAQVAGFSDPFVFSLLLAIVAILITILICLTTDFIGRRAIFLGAVVVTWCMLIIVGGMGLIKNPSHSINQLVLFFSLVWRMSSTCLGTLGWSYVAETGSGRLRAITAGVSAAGGVAIGTLFSTTVPYMLNANYANWGLKTCFFFAGVSAPMCIAAFFIMPDTSKRTPAELDEMFERKIKPWRFRSYVSDAQKALQAQKERTGETDAVALQNASNRR
- a CDS encoding hypothetical protein (Similar to gi|32414281|ref|XP_327620.1| hypothetical protein [Neurospora crassa], FASTA scores: opt: 1074, E(): 1.8e-62, (32.143% identity (66.786% similar) in 560 aa overlap (9-549:3-555)); HMMPfam hit to Transp_cyt_pur, Permease for cytosine/purines, uracil, thiamine, allantoin, score: 307.4, E(): 2.1e-89) — encoded protein: MTVTQTIRKRLTSPSAWVLPKEESCIAPEEVWSNKDMDPAPLEHRRWTSWTFFAYWISDLITPGGWATSSSFVEMGLTWWESCLAMYVGGFLVAIVITANGIIGAKIHTPFAITSRSVYGYWGSKFVVFSRMACACFWLSINSWSGGVFISLMIEAIWPQYANLKNTIPVSQGATSVDFLSFFLFWLLQFPFIFIHPSKLKWVFNAKAFLVVIVAVGTMIWALVKAGSHAGEALGSPANRAASGIPRFKAFMYAVTAAQSTWATLSVNIGDFSRYCKKPSASYIQLLVFPILYAGLSFFASITASCASYVYGSENSYYQPYDIVALWNTSAGGRCAMFLASFVWALCNVTTNITANSISAANDMTSLAPKYINIQRGQFIAVTIGVWGFVPWKVLATASNFLTFMSSYSIVLAPIAVIMVTDFFLVKKQKVDIYELYKPHGIYRFSKGWNWRAYIALAVAVAPNLPGMVNAINSSIEIGNIKYVYMVSNIVGNTIALTVYLVLNYVFPATESQVDAPMHDLLSPEEDYGAAYGIYQSPLKDGEKDVEADAEVKSALM